The proteins below are encoded in one region of Apium graveolens cultivar Ventura chromosome 4, ASM990537v1, whole genome shotgun sequence:
- the LOC141719493 gene encoding uncharacterized protein LOC141719493, with protein MVTEAAMMKEFIDTPDEPHGRGSRPGKSSNYPRERLSKGKYIMTDYFVDRPIFNDDDFRWRYRMRPHIFNRIMTALCTQDSFWYQKIDAIGLLGLLPEQKMTVALRMLAYGAAADQCTEKCRMGESTTLECMKTFVNKWKGSLV; from the coding sequence ATGGTGACCGAAGCGGCGATGATGAAGGAGTTCATCGATACCCCAGATGAACCACACGGGCGAGGCTCAAGACCTGGAAAATCTTCTAATTATCCTAGAGAAAGGCTATCAAAAGGAAAATATATCATGACAGATTATTTCGTTGATCGTCCAATATTCAATGATGATGATTTTCGTTGGAGGTATCGAATGCGCCCTCATATTTTCAATCGCATCATGACCGCTCTTTGTACTCAAGATTCCTTTTGGTATCAAAAAATAGATGCAATTGGATTATTGGGGTTGTTACCAGAACAAAAAATGACTGTTGCACTACGAATGCTAGCTTACGGTGCAGCGGCTGATCAGTGTACCGAAAAATGTCGAATGGGAGAATCAACCACACTTGAGTGTATGAAAACATTTGTCAACAAGTGGAAGGGCTCTTTGGTGTAG